A window from uncultured Anaeromusa sp. encodes these proteins:
- a CDS encoding membrane protein, whose product MGKRIAFLMWGLCLFGFGIVLTVKSNLGTAPWDVLHLGLTNYLPLTLGQVSQGCGALVIALSWFLGVKPGWGSIANMIFIGFYIDFFMWLPFMPSPTSLPAQLFMLLLGIWIIGWASYFYLTAAFGAGPRDSFMVGAVAKTGQQVWLIRTLLESSVAIGGYFLGGPIGLGTIIIALTLGPSIQWAFRLRNERPEDIQHRSFFKDSVKPLAKASNE is encoded by the coding sequence ATGGGTAAGCGTATCGCTTTTTTAATGTGGGGTCTCTGCCTGTTCGGGTTCGGAATTGTGCTGACTGTAAAAAGCAATCTCGGCACAGCCCCTTGGGACGTACTGCACCTAGGCCTCACCAACTATCTGCCGCTGACACTAGGACAAGTTTCGCAAGGCTGCGGCGCTCTGGTAATCGCCTTGAGCTGGTTTCTAGGGGTCAAACCCGGCTGGGGAAGCATCGCCAATATGATTTTCATCGGCTTCTACATTGATTTTTTCATGTGGCTGCCTTTTATGCCCTCGCCGACATCTCTTCCCGCTCAGCTTTTCATGCTCCTGTTGGGCATCTGGATTATCGGCTGGGCCAGCTATTTCTACCTGACCGCCGCCTTTGGCGCCGGTCCCCGGGACAGCTTCATGGTCGGAGCCGTAGCAAAAACCGGCCAGCAAGTGTGGCTCATCCGCACCCTCCTCGAAAGCAGCGTCGCCATAGGAGGTTATTTCTTGGGCGGACCAATTGGCCTTGGCACCATTATTATCGCTTTGACCTTGGGCCCCTCCATCCAATGGGCCTTCCGCCTTCGCAACGAACGCCCCGAAGACATTCAGCATCGCAGTTTTTTCAAAGATTCCGTTAAACCGTTGGCCAAAGCCAGCAACGAATAA